The nucleotide sequence AGGACGGCTCGCGCACCGGTCTCGGCGTTCCGATACGCAAGCGTCGGCGAGCGGCTCTCGCGTCGCCAGTTGGTGATCCTGGGCATTATTCAGAAGTGGACGTCAGCGGGTACGATCCAGAGCTCCTCACTCTCCTCGAGGAGTCGATCCAGCTGTCCACGGTGACGAATGCCGGTTCCGTGTTCGGTGTACAGGAAGATCGTCGGGCCGTCGTACGCACCGACCTGGTGGAAGGCGTGTCGGGCGAGGTCCTCGTCGCGCATGATCTCCTCGTCGGAGAGCTCGTCGATGGCCTCCTTCACCCGGTCGAGATTACGCTCGAATTCCTCCTTCGTCGCCTCCCAGCCGCGCTCGAGCAGGTCCTGGCCGTCATCGGAGTCGACGGGGGCTGCCGTCGGCAACTCCCCCCAACGTGCCTTCCCCGCAACGGACGTGTCCTCCTCGTCGAAGGTCACATAGTAATCGAAGACGGCGCTGGCGTGTGGGTCCGCGCCGACCAGGCGGTCGAACACCGAATTTCCGGTGGCCAGTGCGCCGTCGTGGGTCGATTCTTCTACCAGAGCGTAAATTACCATGTGCATCTCGAACACCTCGAAACGCCGACGCACCGGGAGTGATTGCTCGCTCGCTCCAGCTGCGCCGGCACCCATCGCCGGCGCTCGAAAAACCTGATCTAGCGGTCGATTTTTAGGACTCGTTCGCTCGGTCGACTGTGATGGTTAGATCGCCCGACGCGTAGTCGGCCTCGAAGTCGACCGCGAACGCGTCCGCCTCGTAGGCGGCGTGGTAGGCGCGGTGGCGTTCGAGCGAGCCTGTCGCCTTGAAGTGGAAGAACGCAGCCGACGTGTAGGGCTTACTCTGCGTCTCGATTTGCGTTTCGACTGACGCCGGAAGTGCGATCTGTGGCGTGTCGGTGTCAACACTCGCAGCGAACTCCTTTGCCTCCTTGACGGTCGCCTGCGAATGGGCGGGCGTCTCACCGGTTACCACGTTCATCGGCGTCTCCGTGTCGTCGGTGAACAGGACATCGTGGAAGGTGCGCGTCCCGAGGACTGCGTCAGGACCTAACTCGCAATCGTGGAATGGATCGTCGTCTGGATTCTCGGGCATCAAATCACGAGCCCACGGTGGGGCTCAGTCCTTTCTGCCCCAGACAAACCACAACTTGTCTCGATGTAGCGGAGGTAAGTCCCGAAAAAAGAGCGTCCTGCCCGCACTTCCCGCCGCAGAATCAGGCGTCGATGATTCGATCGGGCTCAATCCGGGACAACCGCATCGCGTTCCCGGTGACGCCGAGGCTCATCCCCATATCTCCGACAACGACTGCCAGCGCAACGCTGACCAGGCCCAGCGGCACGCCTAGCGCGAGTAGGAGCTTCACGCCGAGGCTGGCCCAGATGTTTTGCCGGATCACACCGTTGGCCGTATGCGACAGATCGTACAGGTACGGGAGTTTCCCGATGTCGTCGCCCATCAACGCAATATCAGCCGTTTCGAGGGCGGTGTCGGTGCCCGCCGCGCCCATCGCGATGCCGACCTCCGCAGTGGCGAGCGCGGGGGCGTCATTGATGCCGTCGCCGACCATCGCAACCTCCCCGTACTCCGCCTGTAACTCTTCGACTGCGTCGACCTTCTCGTCGGGCAGGAGTTCGGCGCGATACTCATCGACACCGACCTGCTCGGCGATGGCGCGGGCGGTGCCCTCGTTGTCGCCGGTCAGCATCACCACGCGCTCGACGCCCAGCTCGTGTAGGCGTTCGACAGCCCGCTTCGAGGCCGGGCGAACCTCGTCGGCGATGGCGATCGCACCCAGCAGTTCCGACTCCGTCCCGACGATGACGACCGTCTTGCCCTCCCGCTCCAGCGCGGAGAGTGCATTCTCGGCAAACGCCCCGTCGTCGGACTCTGACGACTCTTCCGCTACGACGCCGCCGTCCGTCTCGCGGCGTGCTCGAGCGAGGTCGAAGCCCAGCTCCTCGAAGAGCGCGGGCTTGCCCGCATAGTACGTCTTGCCGTCGATCTCGCCCCGGATGCCCTTCCCCGTGAGGCTCTCGAAACTCGTCGCATCGGGCAGATTACCCACGCCCGTCTCCTCAGCACGGGCGAGAATGGCCGCAGCGATGGGGTGCTCACTGCGACGCTCCAGTCCGGCGGCGCGACGGAGCAGATCGTCCTCCGTGGTGTCACCGACCGGGACGACATCGGTGACGGCGAGTTCGCCCTTCGTGAGCGTCCCCGTCTTGTCGAGCGCGACGGCATCGACTTCGCCCATCGCCTCGAGGTAGTTGCCGCCCTTGATCAGGACGCCGTTCTTCGCGGCGCTCGTAATTCCCGACACCACCGAGACGGGCGTCGAGATGACGAACGCACAGGGACAGGCGATCACCAGCAGGGTGAGCCCCCGGATGAACCACGTCTGCCAGTCGCTCGCGAAGGTGAACCCGTACCCGGCCAGGTCGACCGAGATGGGGTCGGCGATGACCAGCGGCGGGATTGCGGCGGTCAGGATTGCCAGCACGACGACGAGGGGTGTGTAGTAGCCGGAGAAGCGGTCGACGAACTGCTCAGACTCGGTCTTCTTCGCCTGTGCGCCCTGGACCATCTCGATGATGCGCGAGAGCGTCGAATCGCCAGCGGTTGAGGTGACCTCTACCTCGAGGTACCCCTCTTCGTTGATCGCGCCGGCGTAGACCTCATCGCCCGTCTGCTTGTCGACGGGGACGCTCTCGCCCGTGATCGGCGACTGGTCGACTGCACTCCCGCCTTCGATAACCGTTCCGTCGAGCGGAATCTTGTCGCCGGGGCGGACGACGACGGTCTCGCCAACGTCGACCTCCTCGGCGGGAACGGTCACTTCCTCACCGTCGCGAAGGACGGTCGCCTCGTCGGGCGAGAGTTCCATCAGCTCGCGCAGGGAGTCCCGTGCCCTGTCCATCGCGTAGTCCTCGAGCAGCTCGGCGATGCTGAATAGGACGGCCAGCGTCGCCGCCTCGACGAAGTAGCCGATACCGGTCGCCGCGATGATCGCCGTTCCCATCAGCAGGTCGATGTCGAGGCTTCGGTTCTTCGCGGAGTAGTACCCGCTACGGACGACGGGGATGCCGCTGGCGGCGACGGCGCCGAGGAACAGGACATCTGCGATGTGGAGCGGGTACTCGAGGACGCTCGCCACCGTGGCGTTCTGTCCGGTGAGGAGGAACTCAAAGAGGAGGCCGAGCGTGACGAACGCCGCGCCGAGCCACGTCTTCTTCGCGCGAGGACTCGTCCAGACCTCCGATGGTGGCGCGATGTCGACGCCATCGGCCGCCTGGTTGTCCTCATCATCGCCCTCGGCGTCCGAGCCCCCGACGACCTCGTAGCCGGCGCCTTCAATCGCCTTGACTACGTCGGCTTCGCTAGTTCGATCAGGGTCGTACGTGACGTTGGCCGTGCCGGTGGTCGGCTGGAGCGTGACGTCAGTAATGCCGTCGACACGCTGGAGGCTCTTGTTCACCTTTTGGGCGCAAGAGGGACAGTCCATCTCGGGAACGGCGAGGCGGGCGGTCAGCTCACGTCGCTGTCCGCCGCCGCTCGTTCCTCCTGCTGCGTCCGGATTCTCTGTCATCACGTCACGGTAGGAGCGGGAGTTCGATATGTCTTTGTTGGAATAT is from Halostella litorea and encodes:
- a CDS encoding heavy metal translocating P-type ATPase, whose amino-acid sequence is MTENPDAAGGTSGGGQRRELTARLAVPEMDCPSCAQKVNKSLQRVDGITDVTLQPTTGTANVTYDPDRTSEADVVKAIEGAGYEVVGGSDAEGDDEDNQAADGVDIAPPSEVWTSPRAKKTWLGAAFVTLGLLFEFLLTGQNATVASVLEYPLHIADVLFLGAVAASGIPVVRSGYYSAKNRSLDIDLLMGTAIIAATGIGYFVEAATLAVLFSIAELLEDYAMDRARDSLRELMELSPDEATVLRDGEEVTVPAEEVDVGETVVVRPGDKIPLDGTVIEGGSAVDQSPITGESVPVDKQTGDEVYAGAINEEGYLEVEVTSTAGDSTLSRIIEMVQGAQAKKTESEQFVDRFSGYYTPLVVVLAILTAAIPPLVIADPISVDLAGYGFTFASDWQTWFIRGLTLLVIACPCAFVISTPVSVVSGITSAAKNGVLIKGGNYLEAMGEVDAVALDKTGTLTKGELAVTDVVPVGDTTEDDLLRRAAGLERRSEHPIAAAILARAEETGVGNLPDATSFESLTGKGIRGEIDGKTYYAGKPALFEELGFDLARARRETDGGVVAEESSESDDGAFAENALSALEREGKTVVIVGTESELLGAIAIADEVRPASKRAVERLHELGVERVVMLTGDNEGTARAIAEQVGVDEYRAELLPDEKVDAVEELQAEYGEVAMVGDGINDAPALATAEVGIAMGAAGTDTALETADIALMGDDIGKLPYLYDLSHTANGVIRQNIWASLGVKLLLALGVPLGLVSVALAVVVGDMGMSLGVTGNAMRLSRIEPDRIIDA